GGGTCGTCATCGACCTGTCGGCCGCGCACATCTGGGACGCCTCCACGGTCGCCGCGCTCGACGCCATCACCACCAAGTACGAGCAGCGCGGCAAGACCGTCGAGATCATCGGCCTCAACCGGCCGAGCGCCGAGAGGTACGAGAGGCTCAGCGGCGAACTCACCTCGAACGGCTGACGGGCGGGCTCAGCCGACCGGCTCGCCCGGCTGGTCGTGCGTGGCGCAGTGGATGCCACCGCCGCCGGACGCGATGGTGTCGATCCGGACCTGGACGACATCGCGCCCGGGGAAGTGCTCCCGCAGAATGCTCCGCGCCCGGCTGTCGGCCTTCCGGTCCCCGAACCGGGGCATGAAGACGGAGCCGTTGGCGACGTAGAAGTTCGCGTACGTCGCCACGAAGTCGTCGCCCTCGCCCGTGATCCTCGACAGATCGGGCTGCGGCAGGTCGACGATCTCGAAGCGGCGCCCCTTGGCGTCCTCGGCCCTGCTCAGCACGGCCCTCGCCTGGTCGGCGGCGCGTGACCAGACGTCGGCGGGGGTGTCCGGGTGCGGCCGGTCGAGGAGCACGACGCCCGGCCCGGTGAACCGTACGAGGCTGTCCACGTGCGCGTCGGTGATGTCCTGACCGCGCACACCGGCGAGCCACACGACCCTCTCGACGCCCAGCGTCCGTGCGAGTTCGGCCTCGATGTCGTCCCGGCTCTTCCCGGGGTTGCGGTTGTCGTTGACGACCGAGCTCTCGGTGACGAGGAGCGTGCCCTCGCCGTCGGTCTCCAGGGACCCGCCCTCCGCGACGAGGGGCGCCTCCCTGCGGGGGACGCGGTACTCGGACAGCAGGGCGCGGCCCACCCGGGCGTCATGGGTGTGGACCTGCTTGTCGCCCCAGCCGTTGAAGTTGAGGTCGACGCCGGTGACCGTGCCCGCGTCCTCCACGAACACCGGCACCGTGTCGCGCGCCCACAGGTCGTCGACCGCCAGCGGCACGACCTCCACGTCGCTCCCGCACGCCTTCTGGGCGGCCGCGTACTGGTCGGGCCGGGCCAGCATGACGACGTACTCGTACGCGGCGACCGCCCGCGCGACCCGGGCGATGTCCTCGCGCACGTAAGGGAGGTCCTCGCCCCACACGGAATCCAGCGCGGGCCACGCCATGAAGGTCCGCGCGTGGCTCTCCCACTCGGCACTCATGCGCGGTGCCCGCGTCGCGGGGCGTCGGGCGGGTGGGGGAGGGGGCACGGCGGACTCCGGTCTTCAGTAGTGGACTAGACCTCTGGCGGGAAGCCTGGGGCTCATGGTATAGACGTATGGAAGAAGTATGAAGAAGTACCTTTCGGCCCGTCTCGGCCGACAGGCGGCGCACCGCCGGAAGGTCCGTACCGTGCAAGCTTCTGATCCCGTTCCTCTTCCTGACCACACGCACAAGCCTCTTCCCGACCAGACGCACAAGACGCCGTGGCTGCCCAGCCCGGGCACGGCCCGCAGGCTGCGCCGCGCGGGCATCGCCCGGGTGCTCGTCACCGGCTGTCTGGTCCGCGTGAGCCTGCGCGGCGAGATCACCGCCCGCGAGGCCGAATCGCTCGCCGCGCAGCTGCGCGGCCTGGTCCAGGACGGCTGCCGCCATCTGATCGTCGACCTGTCCGAGGTCACCTACCTCGCACGGGAAGGCGCCGGCGTCTTCTTCGGCACGCTGCGGGCCCTCAGAGCCGTGGGCGGCACCCTCGCCGTGCGGGGCGCCTGCCCCCGGTCCGCCGCCACGCTGCACTGCCTGGGCATGGGCCGACTGGCCGAGTAGGCGGGTGGGGCGCGGGACGATCAGGCGTCGACCGCGTTCCGCCGCGTGAAACGGTGCCACCAGTGCCGTCGGCGCGGATGGATGGCCCGGCCGAGGCGCCGCCCCAGTACGAGGTAGCCGAGCAGTGCGCCCGCCGTGTTGAGGATGACGTCGTCGATGTCGAAGGTGCGGCCCGTCACGAACGCGCCCTGCGCCAGCTCGACGAGCACCATCGTCACCGCCGTGGCGAGCCCGACCCGCACGAACCCGCGCGTGCGGGGGAGCACCACGGGCAACAGCACACCGAACGGCACGCCCAGCAGGATGTTCCCGCCGAGCTGCTTGACGGTGTCGCGGAAGGCGGGCTGCGCGAGATACGCGTCGATGGAGTCGCCCGGCGTGAAGTTGCTGTGCGTCAGCGCCTCCGAGCTCGCGGACGGCTCCAGCGTCAGACGGGCAAGCACCACGGCGAAGCCGACCATGAAGGCGAAGGCCACCAGCATGATCACCGCCCGGGCCGGCGTCGACATGGGCGCCGCGCGGCGGCCTTCCTCGTAACGTCCTGTCCGTGCCATCAGCGCCTCCTGGTCCCTCTCAGGTCCCTTCCAGGTCCTTCGAGCCTCAAGCCGGTTCGGTGCGGCCGAACAGTCCCGCGTGCCCCGGTGGGAGCTGGGTGAGGATGCGGCGAAGCAGCGCGTCGTCCGCCACGTCCGCGAGCGTGCCGAGCACTGAGGTGACGGCACGGCGGGCCCCGGCCGTGTCCTCGCCCGTCCGCGCGGCCACCGCGTCGACGAACTCCGCGGCGGACAGGGGTTCGGCGGCGGGTTCCGCGTCGGTCAGCAGGGCCCCGCACCCGGCGGGCAGCAGCCGGGCCAGGTCGGTGCGGTCGTCGCCCACCAGATGCGCGCCAAGGACGTCGAGCACCTTCTCGAGGGCGCCCGCCGCCTGCTGGCGCCCGGCGTAACTTCCCCGCTGCCGCACCCGGTCGAGAAGCGTTTCCAAGGATGTGTCCATGCTGGAGTCCCCGAGTCCCTGTTGTGGCAGTCCCTCTGGTGGCATCAACTCTTCATCCGGTACCCGGAGATGGCGATGTGATGCCCCGGGCCTTCTCCACCTCGACCGTGAACTGCGCCCCCGCGAGCAGCGCCAGGTTGGACACCCACAGCCACATCAGGAAGACGACGATGCCCGCGAGGGAGCCGTACAGCTTGCCGTAGGTGCCGAACACCGTCGCGTACAGCGTGAACAGGCCCGAGGAGAGCAGCCAGAGCAGCGCGGACAGCAGTCCGCCGGGCAGGATGTGGCGCCAGCCGCGGGCCTCGGGCGGCGCGTTGCGGAAGAGGACGAGGACGAGCAGCGCCACCAGGCAGACCAGCGCCGGCCACTTCAGGACGGCCCAGGCGTTCTGGCCCGCGTCGCCGAAGCCGACGCGGTGCCCGATGCTCTCGGCGACCGAACCGCTCAGCACGAGAAGCAGGGCGCTGGCGACCAGCAGGCCGAGCAGCGTGACCGCGGTCATCACCACGCGGTGGCCCTTCCGCCACAGGGGACGGCAGTCCTTGACCCCGTGCATCGCGTGCAGCGCACGCCGGAACACGGCCGCGTAGCTCGACGCGGACCACACCGCGCTGACGGCGCCGGCGATCACCACGGTGAGCGCGGCGGAGCGCGCGTCCGCCATGTCGCTGAGGGCCTGGTGCAGGGAGCGCCCCGATTCGGCGGGAGCCCAGTCCGTGACCTCGGCGATGAGCGCCTGGGTCGTGGCGGGGCTGACGAGGCTGATGAGGCTGACGGTGACGAGCAGCGCGGGGAGCAGGGCGAGGATGGCGTAGTACGTCAGGGCCGCCGCCCAGTCCGACACGTCGTCGTCCCACATCGACACGGGGGTGCGGCGCAGGGCGGTGCGGCGCAGGGCCCACGTTCCGTGGACGGCGGACGGTGAACTGTCCATAGGGCTGCTCTTTCCTGCATGAGGCATGAGGCGTTACGCACGACGCAGCGCGGGTGCCGCCAGGTGTTTCCTTGTTCTGTTGCCCTGCCTGAGCGGTTTCGTGCCCGGAGACGACAGAAGCCCTGGACTCCGACATGCGGAGTCCAGGGCTTCGTTTTGAGCGCTGGGCAGGCCTTGCACCTGCATTTCCCCGCAGGAAGCGGGGCGTCTTTCCTTGGACGACCAACGCCTGTCCCCCGACCGGAAGTCCGGCTTGAGGAGGCGATATTGATCTTATCCCATCAGCGGAGGTGCTCCGTACCGTCCCGGGCGGCGGCACGGTCGAGCAGACGCGTCATCGCCTCGGCGGCCCGGACGGCCGCGTCCGCACAGCAGTTGTTGAACAGGACGTGCACCTCCTCGGTCCGTTCGGCGAGGGCGTGCAACCGGGGCAGCCAGGAGCGGAGTTCGTCCTCGTCGTACGCGTACCGGAAACGGTCCTCCTTGCTTCCCCGCCCCCACGACGTGCTGCGGCCGTGGAACCGTACGACGGAGAGCCCCGGCACGGTGACCGGCGCGACCGGCGGCATCGCGGACGGCACCGACTGGTTCATGTCGACGGCGACCGCCGTCATGCCGTGACCGGCGAGGAGTGCGCGCGTGGCCTCGGCGTTCCCGTCGCGCCACCAGTCGGGGTGGCGGAACTCCACCGCGACGGGCCAGCCCCGGGTGCGCCGCGCGGTGTGCGCGAGCAGCTCGGCGGCGCGCTCGCCGGGCCGTAGCCACGGCGGGAACTGGAACAGCACGCTCCCGAGCCGTCCTGCGTCACGCAGCGGCGCGATCCCGGCGGTGAACCGTGTCCACACCTCGTCCAGGGCGGCCGCGTCCCGGGGGCCGTCACGCAGCTTGTCGCGCAGGTCGGCGGGGAGCGCGGCGGGGCGTGTGGGGTGCCCGGTGAGCATCGAGAACGCCTTCACGTCGAACGTGAAGCGGTCCGGCGTCCGCTCCACCCAGAGCCGGCTGTTGCGCTCGCCGGGCAGCGCGTAATACGACGAGTCCACCTCCACGACCGGGAACCGCTCGGCGTAGTACCGCAGCCGCCCCGCCGCGTCCCGCCGCCCGCGCGGGTACCAGCCGCTGCGGACCAGCGCCGGATCGGTCCACGAACACGTGCCCACCAGGATGTCGCCCATGGGGGCCCGGTACCCGGATCCCGCGCGGTGACAAGTCCGCGGCCGTGATCACTGTGACAGCCGCGTACACCGGGACAGCCTTTACATGCTTGCGTCCTTACGCTCCGTCGCGCTCCGAATGCGCGATGCGGCGGCCCTCTACAAACTGGAGGGAAGTGCCCAGCCCTCGCACTGAGGAGTCGCCGTGCTCGAAAAAACGTCGCCGCCGCCCACGCCCGCCTGTGAGATCCGGGTCGCATCGGTGCCCGCGGGCCACGTCTACGTACGGCACTGCTCCTCAGCGGAACCGGACGGCGTCCGGCGCCTCGCCGATCCCCGCCCCAACGGCGCGCCCAGCACCTCCGCGCGCTGGTGGCCGCCGGTGATGCTGCAACCGGAGTGGGTCGACGCCCACCACCGGGACTTCGACGTCTTCCACCTGCACTTCGGGTTCGACGCGCAGAGCCCCGCCCAGCTGACGGCCCTCGTGGACGCCCTGCGCGAGCACCGGAAGCCACTGGTCTATACCGTCCACGACCTGCGCAACCCCCACCAGCCCGGCCCCTCCGCCCACGACGCGGCCCTGAACGTCGTCATCCCGGCCGCCGACCGCCTCATCACCCTCACCCACGGCGCGGCCGGCACCATCCACAGGCGCTGGGGCCGGGCGGCGACCGTGCTGCCCCACCCCCACGTGGTGGACCTGCCGCTCCTGGACCGGGCCAGACCGTCCCGCGACCGGTTCCGAGTGGGCGTACACGCCAAGAGCCTGCGGCCGAACATGGACGTGCTGCCCGTCGTACGCGTCCTCGCCGACACCGTCGCAGGGCTCCCCGACGCGGAGCTCCAGGTCAACCTCCACCGCGAGGTGACGGACCCGGCCTCCCCGGCCCACTCCCCGCAGCTTCTGCGCGAGCTCCACGACCTCGCCGAACGGGACCGCCTCACGCTCGTCGTCCACGACTACTTCGACGACGAACAGCTCTGGGACTACCTCACCTCGCTCGACCTCTCCGTGCTGCCCTACCGGTTCGGCACGCACTCCGGATGGCTGGAGGCGTGCCACGACCTGGGCACCGCCGTCGCCGCGCCGGACTGCGGCTTCTACGCCCAACAGCGTCCCTGCCACTCCTACGGCCACACCCAGGACGACGGCCTCGACGAGGAGTCCCTGCACAAGGCGGTGCTCGCCGCCCACGCGCAGAGGCCCGCCCCACGGGCCGCGGTCCGGCACAGGACGCGGGAGCGCGCCGACATCGCGGCGGCACACCACGCCCTCTACACCGACGTACTCCGATGAGCGGCGTGCGAGTGGCGCTCATCGCGTCCGCGCGCCACCCCATCACCGAACCGTTCGCGGGCGGCCTCGAAGCGCACACGTGGGGCCTGGCCCATGCGCTGACCCGGCGCGGACACGAGGTGGACCTGTTCGCCGCGCCCGGCTCCGATCCGGCGCTCGGAGCGTGCGAACTCCCCGTGCGGCACGTCGTGCTGAGCGCGGCGGCCCGCTCCGACGCCTCCATGCCGAGCACCGCATGGATAGAGGAGCACCACGCGTATCTGAGCCTGATGCTCGACCTGGCGCGGGACGGCGAGCGCCGGTTCGACGTCGTGCACAACAACAGCCTGCACTACCTGCCCGTCGCGATGGCCTCGGCCCTGCGGGTCCCGGTCATCACCACGCTCCACACGCCCCCGACCCCCTGGCTCGAGTCCGCCATCCAGAGTCACGACGTGTGCCCGGTGGTCTTCACCGCCGTCAGCCAGTACACGGCGTCGGCCTGGCACTCCGTCGTCCCCGCGGCGCGCGTCGTCCGCAACGGCATCGATACCGACTTCTGGCAACCGGGCCCCGGCGGCACCGATGTGGCCTGGTCGGGCCGGATCGTCCCGGAGAAGGGCCCCCATTTGGCGATCCGGGCCGCCCGCGCGGCCGGAGTGCCGTTGAAGCTCGCGGGGCCGATATCCGACGAGCGGTACTACGAGGAGGAGGTCGCGCCGCTGCTCGGCGACGGCGCGGAGTACGTCGGCCACCTCGACCGGCAGGGGCTCGCCGCGCTCCTCGCCACGTCGGCCGCCGCGCTGGTCACCCCCAGCTGGGACGAACCGTACGGCCTGGTCGTGGCGGAGGCGCTGGCCTGCGGCACGCCGGTCTGCGGCTTCGACCGCGGCGCCCTCGCGGAGATCCTCACCCCGGCCTGCGGGCTGCTCGCGCCACCCGGGGACGTGGCGGCGCTCGCCGCACTCATACCGCGCGTCATGGAACTCGACCGGGGGGAGGCGCGGCGCCGCGCGGAACGGTTCTGCTCGCTGGGCCGCACCGCCGACGCGTACACGCGCCTGTACGAGGAGGTGGCGCGGTGATCGGCTACTACGTCCACCACCAGGGGCGGGGACACCTGCACCGCGCGATGTGCGTCGCGTCCCGCACGACGGACCGCGTCACCCTCCTCTCCTCCCTTCCCCGCCCCGCCGCATGGGCGGGCCCGTGGATCTCCCTGCCGACGGACACCGCCGACGACCCGCTCGACCCCACGGCCGGCGGACGCCTGCACTGGGTGCCGCTGCACCACGCGGGACACCGCGAACGCATGGGGATCATCGCCCAGTGGATACGCCGGGCAAGCCCGTCCCTGTTCGTGAGCGACGTGTCCGTGGAGGCGGCGGCGCTGGCCCGGCTCATGGGCGTCCCCGTCGTGGTCATGGCCATGCGCGGTGACCGCAAGGACCCCGCCCACCGCCTCGGCTACGACCTCGCGGACGCGCTCATCGCCCCCTGGCCGCACACCGTCCCGGAACCGGGCTGGCCCGCGCACTGGCACGCCAAGACGGTCCACACGGGCAGCATCTCCCGCTACGACGGACGACCCCGGCCCGCCTCCGACGGCGCCGCCCCGGAGAGCGACGAGGTCGTCGTGATGCTCGGCGCCGGCGGCACGGCACTCACCGCGGAGCGCCTGCGGGAGGCGCGGCGGGCCACGCCCGGATGGTCGTGGACGGTCCTGGGAAGCCCGGCAGGGAGCGAGGGTGGTCCCATTCCCGACGACGGCCACCCCTCAACCTGGCTCGAAGACCCCTGGCCCGTGCTCTGCCGGGCCCGGGTCGTGGTCACGCACGGTGGCCAGAACGCCGTCGCCGAGTGTGCCGCCGCCCGCGTACCCACCGTGGTCATCCCCGAGGAACGTCCCCACGGCGAGCAGCATGCCACCGCGCGGGCCCTGCGGTCGGCCGGCCTCGCGACCGTCCGGGAGAGCTGGCCCGACCCCGAGGAGTGGCCCGACCTGCTGGCCGAGGCGGCCGCCCTGCCGGACCGGTGGGAGCAGTGGTCCCCCGGCGACGGTGCCGGGCGCGCCGCGCGGCTTCTCGGCGACCTGGCGGCCCGGCCGATGAGGAGGACCGTATGCGTATCCCAGTGAGCACTCTCGCGCGCGCCGCGGCCCGGGCGCCGCGGGCGGTGGGGGAGGGCCGGTCCGGTCCCCGGGTGCGGCCCGCGCTGCCGGTCGAGGCGGCGGTCCTGTCGAGCGAGGGAGTCGTATGCGTACCGCGGTGATCACCCTCGCGGCGGGTCGCCACCGGCACCTGTTGCTTCAGCAGGACGGTCTTGCCCATGGTGAGCGCGGACCCGACCATTACGTGGTCGTCTCCATGGACGACCCGGCCATCGCGCCCCTCGCCACCGGCAGGGAACCCGCCGCCGAAGTGGTCACGCTGCCGCTGGCCGACGGACGGCTGCCGCTCGCCGCCGCACGCAACGAGGGCGCGGCCCGGGCCATGGCGCTCGGCGCGGACTTGCTGGTGTTCCTCGACGTGGACTGCGTGCCGGGGCCGACCCTCCTGGACAGCTACGTCAACGCCGCCCACGACTGGGCGCTGCTGTGCGGAACCGTCGCCTACCTGCCGCCCCCGCCGCGCGGCGGCTACCCGCTCGACGAGCTGCACCACCTGGCCGAACCCCACCCCGCACGGCCCGTCCCGGCCCACGGCCAAGTGCTGCGCGGGGGAGACCCGCACCTGTTCTGGTCCCTGTCGTTCGCCCTGACCGCCCGCACCTGGAAACACATCGGCGGCTTCTGCGAGGCCTACACCGGATACGGCGGCGAGGACACCGACTTCGCCGCCACCGCGGCCCACCGGGGCGTCGACCTGTGGTGGGTGGGCGGCGCCCCCGCCTACCACCAGCACCACCCGACCCAGCAGCCTCCCGTCCAGCACATCGACGACATCCTGCGCAACGGGGCGACCTACAAGCGCCGTTGGGGCAGCTGGCCGATGGAGGGCTGGCTGCGCGCGTTCGAGGCGCGGGGCCTCGCCGTGTACGACCACGCGGCCGACGCGTGGCGCAAGACCGAGCCGGAACCGCTGCTCAGGGCTCCGTACGCTCCCTGACGACGTCGGCGGGGTCCTTGTCGTCGCGGAGCCCCTGAAAGCGGGGATGGCGGAGCATGCCGTCGCGTGTCCACTCCGAGAAGGCGATCTGCGCCACGAGCCGCGGCCGCACCCACCGGGCGGACCGTTCCGCGACCGGCCCGTCGAACGGCGACGCGTCCACCCGCAGCCCGTCGAGTTCGCGGCGCAGGGCGAGCAGCGTCTTGTGGTCGAAGCCCGTGCCGACCTTGCCCGCGTACCGCAGCCGCCCGGCGGCGGCCTCGTCGTAGTGGCCGAGCAGCAGCGCGCCGATGCCGACCCGGCTGCCCGCGGGCTCCGTGAAGCCGCCCACCACGAACTCCTGCCCGCGGGAGCACTTCAGCTTGAGCCAGTCGTCCGAGCGGCGCCCCTGATACGTGCTGTCGGCCCGCTTGGCGATCAGTCCCTCCCAGCCGCGCCGGCACGCCTCCGCGAGGAGTTCGGGGCCGCCCGCGTTGCGGTGGGCGCTGAAGCGCAGCGGCGCGGCGAAGGTGACCGAGCGGCGCAGCAGGGACTTGCGGGTGCGCAGCGGCAGCCGCCGCACGTCCGTGCCGTCCAGGCGCAGCAGGTCGAAGACGTAGTAGGTCACGGCGACCTTGCTGGCCGCGACGTCCGCGGGCCGGGTGAGGCCCATGCGCTGCTGGAGCCGCGCGAAGTCGGTGCGGCCGTGCGCGTAGGCGACGATCTCACCGTCGACGGTGAAGTCCGCGCACTCCTGCGCGGCGAGCGCGTCGACGATCTCCGGGTACGTGGCGTCGAGCCGCCGCCCGGACCGGGACCGGAGCGTCACCCGCCCGTTCTCGCGGACGGCGAGGACGCGGATGCCGTCCAGCTTCCTCTCGAAGACCCAGCCCCGCGGGAACTCACGCCGGTCGCTGAGCGTCGCAAGCATCGGCGACGCCGCGAGCTCGACGCCCGGCGACGCCTCGCGGGTACGGCTCGACAGGTCGGGCGGCAGCGTCTCCAGCGCGCTCCGGGGCAAGGCGATCAGCCCTGCTCGGCGATCTGGCGCAGCGTACGGCCGCTGCGGGCCGAGCGGGCGCGCCGGGGATCCGGGGTGCCGCCGCCCGAGTGGTGCCCGGTCCGTACGAGCAGCCAGGTCGGCTTCGCGCTCCCGCCGGACGAGGCGTCCTGCTCCTCGCGGCCGTGGAAGCGGGTCAGCGCGTACTGTCCGCGCAGCTTCTCGCCGTGCAGGTCGAACGTGGCATGGCCCTTCTCCAGGGCCTGCGCGAACGGCACGGGACGGTGCTGCTTGTCGTGGCTCGTGGGCCGGTACGTGCCGCGGTCCCAGACCATGACGGTCCCGCCGCCGTACTCACCCTCGGGGATCACGCCCTCGTAGTCCCGGTAGTCCAGGGGGTGGTCCTCGGTGGGGATGGCGAGCCGCTTGTCCTGCGGGTCGGTGGAGGGGCCCTTGGGGACCGACCACGACTTGAGCACGCCGTCGACCTCGAGGCGGAAGTCGAAGTGCATCGTGCTCGCGTCATGGATCTGCACGACGAACGAGGGCTCGTCGTCGGCGGCCTCTCCTGCTCCGTCCCGGGCCGCGCGCTCGTCTCCGTCCAGGGCCGCGTGCTCACCGCTGGGCTCGGCGGTCCTGCCGAAGTGCCGCTTGCCGCGGTAGGTCCGCAGAGCGTCCTTCCCGCTCTTCCCGTTCCCGCTCTTCCCGTTCCCGTTCCGCTCGCTCTTCTCGCTCACCTCGACTCCCTTCCGCGCCCTCTGTGCTCGGTTTCGGCCAGGTTATGCACGTCCGCCTCCGCCCGCACGGCAGGCGCCCGCCGCTGTGACGAGGCCACGGGTGAACTTGTTCCACTTCAACTCACCGTCGCTTCGAGCCACGTGGGGGATAATGGGCCACCCGCCCGCCGGAGCCGCTCCGGCCCGATCCGCCGGCAATCGAGGTGTCCGTCAAATGAGCGCGCCGACCCAGACCGAGCCCTTCGTCCACCCGGCGTTGTTCTACCGGGGTACGGAGGAGTACGTGGCGGGAACCGTGCCGTTCGTACGCGAGGGGCTCGACGCGGGTGAGGCGGTGGCCGTGGCGGTGCCCGCGGCCAACCTGGAACTCATCAGGGACGCGCTGGGCGAGCGGGCCGGACAGGTGCGGCTGCTCGACATGTCGCAGGCCGGACGCAACCCCGGCCGGATCATCCCGCGCGTGCTGCGGGCCTTCGCCGACGCCCACCCCGGCCGACGGGCGCGCATCATCGGCGAACCCATCTGGGCCGGGCGCACCCCGACGGAGTACCCGGCCTGCGCGCAGCACGAGGCCCTGATCAACCTGGCGTTCGAAGGACGCGAAGCAACGATTCTCTGCCCCTACGACGAGGCGGGCCTGGCAGAAACGGTCCTGGCGGACGCGCACGCCACCCACCCCACGGTCATCCGCGCGGGCCGGACGGAGCTGAGCGCCGCCTACGCGCCCGAAGCGGTGGTCTCCCGCTACAACCAGCCCCTGATGGCCCCCGACGACGTGCCGCAGGCGGCGTACGCGAAACAGTCGCTGTCCGACGTGCGGCATCTCGCCATCCTCCGGGCGACCGAACTCGGCATGCCCGAGGCGCGCTTGCAGGACTTCGCCCTGGTCGTCTCCGAGCTGACGACCAACAGCGTGGTGCACGGCGGGGGCACGGGCGCGCTGCGGGTCTGGGCCGAGGACGGTCACATCGTCTGCGAGGTCCGTGACGCGGGCGTCCTCACCGATCCGCTCGCCGGCCGCCACTCTCCGGCCAAGGACCAGTACGGGGGCGGGGCCTCCTCATGGTGCACGTGCTCACCGACCTCGTCCGCGTCCACACGGACCCCGCCCTGGGCACGACCACCCACTGCTACTTCCAGAGCTCCTGACCGACAGTGCTCCTGACCGTCAGAACCCCGTCAGGAATCGTCCCCGCGGCATGAAGGGTCCGTAAGGGACGTACTTCGGGCGCCGCCGGTGGACGGAACCTGAGCGCATGTCCATCCTGACTGCACGGTCCGCCCCCGCCGAGAGCGCGGCGGCGGGCCCGGACCCCGGCGACAAGCACCGGCTCACCGCCCTGACCGGGCTCGCCGCGCTCTCCCTCGACGCGATGGCGTCCGTGGCGTACGGGCCGGAGGCGATCGTCCTCGTGCTCGCCGCGGCCGGCGGCCACGGCCTCGGGTTCACCCTCCCCGTCACCCTCGCCATCGCGGGCCTGCTCGCCGTCCTCGTCGCCTCGTACCGCCAGGTGATCGCCGCGTTCCCGGACGGCGGCGGCTCCTACGCCGTGGCCAAGCGGCACCTGGGGCGCCGCACGAGCCTGGTCGCCGCGGCCTCCCTCGTCCTCGACTACGTGCTGAACGTCGCCGTCGCCGTTACCGCCGGTGTCGCCGCGCTGACCTCCGCCTTCCCGGAGCTGTACGGCGACCGGCTGCCGATCTGCCTGGCGGTGCTCGCCCTGATCACAGCCGTGAACCTGCGCGGCATCGTCGAGTCCGCGAAGGTGTTCATCGCCCCCACCGCCGTGTTCGTCGTCGCGATCTTCACCCTCATCGCCGTCGGTCTGTTCCGGAACGGCCCGGTCTCGACCGCGGCCGCCGACGGGCACGCCTCCGTCGTCGCCGACAACGCCACGACGGTCGGCGCCCTGCTCCTGCTCAAGGCCTTCGCGTCCGGCTGCTCGGCGCTGACCGGCGTCGAGGCCATCGCGAACGCGGTGCCGTCGTTCCGTGAGCCGAGGGCCAGGCGCGCCCAGCACGCGGAGGTCGTCCTCGGCGGGCTGCTCGGCGCGATGCTGATCGGGCTCGCCGTGCTCATCTCCCGCTTCGAGCTGCGGCCCGCCGACGGCGTCACCGTCCTCGCCCAGCTCGCGGACGCCTCCCTCGGCCACAACTGGGCTTTCTACGTCGTCCAGTTCGCGACGATGGTGCTGCTCGCGCTCTCCGCCAACACCTCCTTCGGCGGCCTGCCCGTCCTGCTCGAACTGCTCGCCCGCGACAACTTCGTACCGCACGTCTTCGCCCTGAAGGCCGACCGCCAGGTGCACCGGCACGGTGTGCTCGCGCTCGCCGCCGTCTCGGCCGCGCTGCTGCTGTTCTCCGGCGGCGACACCAACACCCTCGTGCCGCTGTTCGCGATCGGCGTCTTCGTCGGCTTCACCGTCGCCCAGACCGGCATGGTGCTGCACTGGCGGCGCGAGCGCGGCGCGAACCGGCGCGGCAAAGCACTCCTGAACGGCGCGGGCGCGCTGCTCACCGGCGTCGGCGCGGTCGTCGTGACCGCCACCAAGTTCCACGACGGCGCCTGGCTGATCGTGATCGCGC
The sequence above is a segment of the Streptomyces sp. Je 1-369 genome. Coding sequences within it:
- a CDS encoding STAS domain-containing protein; translated protein: MKKYLSARLGRQAAHRRKVRTVQASDPVPLPDHTHKPLPDQTHKTPWLPSPGTARRLRRAGIARVLVTGCLVRVSLRGEITAREAESLAAQLRGLVQDGCRHLIVDLSEVTYLAREGAGVFFGTLRALRAVGGTLAVRGACPRSAATLHCLGMGRLAE
- a CDS encoding glycosyltransferase, which encodes MLEKTSPPPTPACEIRVASVPAGHVYVRHCSSAEPDGVRRLADPRPNGAPSTSARWWPPVMLQPEWVDAHHRDFDVFHLHFGFDAQSPAQLTALVDALREHRKPLVYTVHDLRNPHQPGPSAHDAALNVVIPAADRLITLTHGAAGTIHRRWGRAATVLPHPHVVDLPLLDRARPSRDRFRVGVHAKSLRPNMDVLPVVRVLADTVAGLPDAELQVNLHREVTDPASPAHSPQLLRELHDLAERDRLTLVVHDYFDDEQLWDYLTSLDLSVLPYRFGTHSGWLEACHDLGTAVAAPDCGFYAQQRPCHSYGHTQDDGLDEESLHKAVLAAHAQRPAPRAAVRHRTRERADIAAAHHALYTDVLR
- a CDS encoding DUF2267 domain-containing protein; protein product: MDTSLETLLDRVRQRGSYAGRQQAAGALEKVLDVLGAHLVGDDRTDLARLLPAGCGALLTDAEPAAEPLSAAEFVDAVAARTGEDTAGARRAVTSVLGTLADVADDALLRRILTQLPPGHAGLFGRTEPA
- a CDS encoding glycosyltransferase, with product MIGYYVHHQGRGHLHRAMCVASRTTDRVTLLSSLPRPAAWAGPWISLPTDTADDPLDPTAGGRLHWVPLHHAGHRERMGIIAQWIRRASPSLFVSDVSVEAAALARLMGVPVVVMAMRGDRKDPAHRLGYDLADALIAPWPHTVPEPGWPAHWHAKTVHTGSISRYDGRPRPASDGAAPESDEVVVMLGAGGTALTAERLREARRATPGWSWTVLGSPAGSEGGPIPDDGHPSTWLEDPWPVLCRARVVVTHGGQNAVAECAAARVPTVVIPEERPHGEQHATARALRSAGLATVRESWPDPEEWPDLLAEAAALPDRWEQWSPGDGAGRAARLLGDLAARPMRRTVCVSQ
- a CDS encoding DUF72 domain-containing protein yields the protein MGDILVGTCSWTDPALVRSGWYPRGRRDAAGRLRYYAERFPVVEVDSSYYALPGERNSRLWVERTPDRFTFDVKAFSMLTGHPTRPAALPADLRDKLRDGPRDAAALDEVWTRFTAGIAPLRDAGRLGSVLFQFPPWLRPGERAAELLAHTARRTRGWPVAVEFRHPDWWRDGNAEATRALLAGHGMTAVAVDMNQSVPSAMPPVAPVTVPGLSVVRFHGRSTSWGRGSKEDRFRYAYDEDELRSWLPRLHALAERTEEVHVLFNNCCADAAVRAAEAMTRLLDRAAARDGTEHLR
- a CDS encoding YihY/virulence factor BrkB family protein, whose amino-acid sequence is MDSSPSAVHGTWALRRTALRRTPVSMWDDDVSDWAAALTYYAILALLPALLVTVSLISLVSPATTQALIAEVTDWAPAESGRSLHQALSDMADARSAALTVVIAGAVSAVWSASSYAAVFRRALHAMHGVKDCRPLWRKGHRVVMTAVTLLGLLVASALLLVLSGSVAESIGHRVGFGDAGQNAWAVLKWPALVCLVALLVLVLFRNAPPEARGWRHILPGGLLSALLWLLSSGLFTLYATVFGTYGKLYGSLAGIVVFLMWLWVSNLALLAGAQFTVEVEKARGITSPSPGTG
- a CDS encoding VanZ family protein; amino-acid sequence: MARTGRYEEGRRAAPMSTPARAVIMLVAFAFMVGFAVVLARLTLEPSASSEALTHSNFTPGDSIDAYLAQPAFRDTVKQLGGNILLGVPFGVLLPVVLPRTRGFVRVGLATAVTMVLVELAQGAFVTGRTFDIDDVILNTAGALLGYLVLGRRLGRAIHPRRRHWWHRFTRRNAVDA
- a CDS encoding glycosyltransferase, with product MSGVRVALIASARHPITEPFAGGLEAHTWGLAHALTRRGHEVDLFAAPGSDPALGACELPVRHVVLSAAARSDASMPSTAWIEEHHAYLSLMLDLARDGERRFDVVHNNSLHYLPVAMASALRVPVITTLHTPPTPWLESAIQSHDVCPVVFTAVSQYTASAWHSVVPAARVVRNGIDTDFWQPGPGGTDVAWSGRIVPEKGPHLAIRAARAAGVPLKLAGPISDERYYEEEVAPLLGDGAEYVGHLDRQGLAALLATSAAALVTPSWDEPYGLVVAEALACGTPVCGFDRGALAEILTPACGLLAPPGDVAALAALIPRVMELDRGEARRRAERFCSLGRTADAYTRLYEEVAR